The genome window GCTCACGTCCACTGAGACGGTGACGTCGCTGGTGCGTGCGGGCGAGCGGGCGGGAGAGCCGATTCGTGAGTTTCTGACGAAACATGCCCACGCCCGCGACCGGGCGATGTTTACCGACCTCGCTCGCCGCATGCGCGAGCCGGCGGCGCGGGCCGACGTTTCCGACAGCGATTTCATGGTGCTGGCGCCGGCGTTCGTCACGAGCGAACTGAAAGAAGCGTTCGCGATCGGATTTTTGCTGTTCATTCCGTTCTTGGTGATCGACATGGTCGTGTCGAACGTGCTGCTGTCGCTCGGCATGCACATGATGTCACCGAGCACGGTGTCGCTGCCGTTCAAGCTGCTGCTGTTCGTGCTCATTGACGGCTGGCAGCTGCTCACCCAGGGGCTCGTGTTGGGGTACACATGACCACGGCGGATTTGCTCGTGCGCGTCGGTCGCGAGGCGCTGTACCTCGTCGTGCTGCTGTCCGCCCCGATCGTGATCGCGTCGCTGGTCGTCGGGCTCGCCGTGAGCATCTTCCAGGCGACCACCCAGATCCAGGACCAAACGTTGACGTTCGCGCCGAAGCTGGTTGCGGTCCTGGTGGCGCTGGCCGTGTTCGCACCGTGGATTGGCTCGCAGCTCGGCGCGTTCAGCGCGGCGCTGATGGAGCTGATACCGCGGCTGACCGGGTAGGCCGTGGCATCGCTGCTCGCGGACCTCGGATGGAACGCGGCCGGCCTGTCGCGGCTTCTGTTGGCGATGGCGCTGATCGCCGCCCGCGTCGTGCCGATCTTCACGTTCGCTCCGACCTTCGGCGGCCGCCTGCTGCCCGGCGTCGTCCGCGTCGCGGTGTCCCTGGCGTTCGCTGCGCTGCTGGTGCCGGCGGTCGGCCAGCCGGCCGTGGCCACCTGGGGGCAGCTTCCAGGCGCGGTCGCGATCGCGGTATTGTTCGCCAAGGAGATCGCAGTCGGCGTCGCGTTGGCGTTCGTAGTGTCGCTGCCATTCGTCGCGGTCGACGTCGCCGGCCGGCTGGCCGACGTGGCGCGCGGCGCGTCGCAGGCTCAGGTGCTCGTGCCGCAGACCGGCGAGCGCACCACGCCGCTCGGGGATTTCGGCCTGCAGCTGGCGATCGCGCTGTTCTTCCTGCTCGGCGGTCATCTGCTGGTCCTCGACGCCCTCGCGGCGAGCTATGAGGCCGTTCCGATCGCCGGGCTGCCCGCGGCGTCGGGGTGGTGGGGGATCGCGCGGGTCTCGATCGATGCCAGCGCGCACATGTTTGCCGTCGCCATCGGCCTGGCGGCGCCCGTGCTGGCCGCAACCTTCTTGGCCGACCTGGCCCTCGGCCTGGTCAACCGGGTGGCACCGCAGGTGCAAGTGTACTTCGTGGGAATGCCGGCAAAGGCCGTGCTCGGCGTGTTCGCGTTCATGCTGGCGCTGGCGGCCGTGGCCGTGACGATTGCCCACGACACGCTCGGCGGGGCTCGCGCCGTGGTCGAGGCGATGCGGGGGCTGGGCCGCTGACGCTCCCGGCCGGGACAGGCGGCGAGCGTGGCCCGACGAGTACGCCGCGTCGGGGCTTCGGAGCCTCGGCGGCGGGTCGGTCGCGGTGACGAACCGCCGACGGCGGCTGGCGGCGGACGGCGGCGACACAGTAAAGTAGCAACTCGCGCGCGCCGGCGCCGATACAGTCGTCGATTCCATGGCTCAAGACCGCCCAGGTGGGGAGCCCACCGAAAAACCGACCCCGCAGCGGCTGCGCAAGGCGCGCGAGGAGGGGCAGGTCGCGCGCAGCCAGGAACTGACGGCAGCGCTCGGGTTCCTCGCGGCCGCGGGCGTATTGCTGTGGGGCGGTCGCGCGCT of Deltaproteobacteria bacterium contains these proteins:
- a CDS encoding type III secretion protein — protein: MASLLADLGWNAAGLSRLLLAMALIAARVVPIFTFAPTFGGRLLPGVVRVAVSLAFAALLVPAVGQPAVATWGQLPGAVAIAVLFAKEIAVGVALAFVVSLPFVAVDVAGRLADVARGASQAQVLVPQTGERTTPLGDFGLQLAIALFFLLGGHLLVLDALAASYEAVPIAGLPAASGWWGIARVSIDASAHMFAVAIGLAAPVLAATFLADLALGLVNRVAPQVQVYFVGMPAKAVLGVFAFMLALAAVAVTIAHDTLGGARAVVEAMRGLGR
- a CDS encoding EscR/YscR/HrcR family type III secretion system export apparatus protein → MTDQPIVMIVLLAALSLLPFLLVMLTSFVKIAVVLAIVRNALGAGNIPPSMVVTGLALVLTMFVMAPVAGQVYDRVEPALAAAQGKSLTSTETVTSLVRAGERAGEPIREFLTKHAHARDRAMFTDLARRMREPAARADVSDSDFMVLAPAFVTSELKEAFAIGFLLFIPFLVIDMVVSNVLLSLGMHMMSPSTVSLPFKLLLFVLIDGWQLLTQGLVLGYT
- the fliQ gene encoding flagellar biosynthetic protein FliQ, with translation MTTADLLVRVGREALYLVVLLSAPIVIASLVVGLAVSIFQATTQIQDQTLTFAPKLVAVLVALAVFAPWIGSQLGAFSAALMELIPRLTG